One Phycisphaeraceae bacterium genomic window, GACCCAGTCCTCGAGCAGCGGCTGGCGTTTCCAGAGTAACAGCGGTTCCACCTTTTGAGCGGCTTGGGGCCATTTCTGCATCTGAGTTTCCCAACCCGAAGCGGTCGTAATAACAACCCCGTGCGGGTGTGCTGCGAGCCATGCGGGAAACTCATCAGTTGTCAACCTCGGAACCGATGCGCGGTTGTAAAACTCCAGCGAAGCGTCACGGGTCTGTACAAAAGCTAACTCCAGTGGACGCGATTGTCCCAGATGATTTTCCAGGCTGGTGACCAGTCGATCGTATTCGTGCGATGCGGTGATGGAGTCTTCGATTTCAAAGCCCCACATCCAGCAGCAGGCAAGCACGATGAATATGGCGATCATCGCGGGGGCACGTGTCTGCGGACGACGGCGGGCGTTCCGCCAAGCCCAGATACCAACCGCAACCACGCAACCCAGCGGCCACAACAGCAAGGCGAACAGAGGACCAAAACGCCAACTCATGATGATGATCCCGACGAGGAATCCGATCGCTGCGATGACGGTGAACGGCTCGACGACCCAGGGCAGACGGATGTTTGGATGAGGTGTTTCGTCTTCGCGTTCCAGCCAGCGTTGAAGCGTGCCCGCTGCCAAGAGTGCCATAGGCGGGCAAAGCGGCAGCAGATAACTCGGCAGCTTTCCGCGGATCAGCGAGAACATCACAAAAGGAACGATCACCGACAGTACCCAGAGCACGGATGGCTCCGCACGGCGCGCCATCTCCCGCGCCCGCGACCAGGGAAAATTGATTCCCGGAAGATTCATCAACATGGTGGCGGGGAAGAGTCCTCCCGCGAGGATCGGGATGAAGTAGTAGATCGGTTCGTTGTGATCACCTCGACCGCGCGCCCGATCGACCATTTCGTGCTGCCAGATCTGAATGGCAGCAGGATCGAGATGCCACACAAGCCCCGCCCACAGTACGAGTGGAATGAGAGAAAGCGTAAACCCCAGCGGGATCCGCAAAGCTCGCATATCGCGCCACCGTCCCGCCAAGCCGAGCCAGATCAGCAGCAGAGCCAGCGGCACCCATGCAACCGGCCCCTTGGTAAGCAGCCCCAAGGCCACACCCAGCCACGCAAAGACCGGCCAGCGTTTGTCGGCAGGTTCCCGCACGGCAAGAAAACCGAACATGAGCGTCATCCACCAGAACAAGCCGAGCAGTGCATCGGTGAGCGTCAGCCTTGCAAGAGCCAGATGCATCGGCATCAACGCCATCACGCCGGTGGCCAGACAAGCAAAGCGGTTTCCTCGTAATCTTCGCGCGAATCCAAACACCAACAGCAACGTGAGGGAACCCGCCAGGGCTGAGGGCAGACGCACCGCAAGTTCATTGACCCCAAAGGCGCGGATACATGCTGCTTCAAGCCAGTAGGTGAGCGGCGGCTTGGTCAGATGCGGATGGTTTTCATAAACCGGAACCAGCCAGCCGGAGCCGGACGCCATGTTCATACTGACGACGGCATACCGCGCCTCGGAAGGACTCTTCAACGGATGATCCCCTAGACTGAACCAGATCATCCCTATACACAGCGTCAGAAACAGAGGTATGGACAAACTGCGCACCGCGTCGGGGACGATCGACTTGGCGCGAGACAAGACTGGCGCTTCTGGATCGCTGTACGCTGGCGCATCAACCTCAACTACATCATTCGGATGATGCCATTTCATAGATCGTGGTGTGTCCGGGTGGCGGCTGATCCAAATTCGTCGCCCTGCTTCTGATATCGGTTATCCATGCTCAAACGCAACGTATCGGCGGTGATATTAGGCAGCGCAGCGTGAACGGTGTGGCTATGGAAGATCAGGCAATCTCCCAGACGGTAGGCCGAGGCATGCCACTCATCTCCCCCGGTGTTATCGAGGTCGGACGGGAGCAGCCCCATGCCCGCGAACTTGTGTTCCTTGTTGAGCGAGTGTTCAAGGAATCCGCGTTTGTGCGATCCACGTAAAACCTTGACGCCTCCAACTTCGATGGGAACATCACCGATGGGCGACCAGATGGTGTAAGTGTCGGGAGTTCCGCGAATGTACTGCCAATCCTGATGTGCGGGTGTGGTCTGGGCCGCGTTCTGCGGGAAACTGACTCGTCCGATGTGCATGCGGTGCATCATCACCGGGCCATCGACGATTTTTCCAATGATGTCAAAGTAGAAACGGTCTTCAGGCAGCGCGTTGAATGCGGGATGATTCACAATCCGCTTGTAGATCGTCATGTACTCCTGATCGCCTTCCCCAAACGGGCCGGCTCCGGACCATTTACCTTCCATCAAATCGTGCTTGCGCGTTTCCACCCAGCCAGCCTCGGCGCAAATCGTCAGCATGGCGCGACGAACGGCAAGAATCTTTTCCTTCGGTCCCATACCCTGAAAAAACAGGTAGCCATCCTCCTGCATTCGCTTGCGGAGTTTCGCAGGATTTTCAAAGTCGGCGTTGGATGTTTGCAGAGGGCGAAGGTCTTGAGCAATCGGCATGTCGGCGACTCCAAGCGTTATCGTATAGTTCAAGTTCAGGCGATTATCATACGCTTCAATGCCAGACAAAAGCAGACGTAGGATGAATTACGACGGCACCATGCAACCCGTTCACGGATGGCGTCGGGATAACGTCAGCCCTGAAAAACTAATTTCACAGCAACGGCTGAAGAAGTTGCCGATAATTACTTGATTGCTATAGTTCATCCACCCCACTAAACCAGAACTGCCTCTGATTCGTTGATACAGCCAGCCAGCCTCAAAAAAATGGAACCCCCACTGCCCCAGGACGGGGCCCACGGAGTGCTTAAGTTGCAACTATTCAAATCGGGTGTATTCCACCCGTCGATCGATCCCACCCACCGCCGTCCGGATTGGGCGGTCATTATTGCGTTCATCGCGCTGCATGTCGGCTGCCTCGCTGCGCCGTTCACCTTTACATGGAGTTCCCTTTTCCTTGCGCTGGGGCTGATCTGGTTATGCGCGGGAATCGGGATCACGCTCTGCTACCACCGGCTGCTGACTCATCGTTCGTTCCATACACCCAAATGGTTTGAGTATGTGCTGACTGTCATCGGTACGCTCAACTGGCAAGGCGGCCCGATCAAGTGGGTCGGCGTTCACCGCCTGCATCACCGTGATTCTGATCTGCCCGGCGACCCGCACTCACCCAACAATGGCTTCAACTGGGCTCACATCGGTTGGATGCTTTACAAAGACCATAACGACTTCAAGCCCCGCGAAGCTGCCAAAGACCTGATGCGCGATAAAGTCACCAAGTGGCTCGACGATTACTTTTTCCTGCCGCAGTTTGCCTTGGTAGCGATACTCTACGGCATCGGATACTCGATTGACCGAGCACCGTTCGGGTTGGGTTTTTCGTTTGTGATCTGGGGCGTCTGCGTGCGCACCGTGGTGGTCTATCACGGCACATGGCTGGTGAACTCCGCCAGCCACATCTGGGGCTACCGCAACTTTGAGACGACCGATCAATCTCGGAACAACTGGTGGGTTGCGGCACTCTCCTTCGGAGAAGGCTGGCATAACAACCATCACGCATACCAGCGCTCCGCAGCGCACGGCCTGCGCTGGTGGGAGCTGGACATGACCTACCTCACGATCCGCTTCCTCGCATTGTTCGGCCTGGCGACGAAAGTTGTCGTGCCCGAGGCTGAGGTGCCGCGCAGCCGCCTGCTCCGCATCCGTGATCGTGTCGCCGCCCGCGCGACCGAGCGCCGCGTCCGCCATCTTGACACCACGCCGTTGTCTTGGACGCAACGGATTCTGCAATTACTGGCGGTACGGTCGTAACCTTCGACTAGCCCGCTCCCGGAACCCATCGGCCCCGCAGCACGCCGATTTCCCCTGTGTCCACAGATCTACACGCTCTCCATCGTCATCGACAATGGGGATTCGATTTTGAATTACTTGCACTTTGCCTTTCTCTCATTACCATCGGCGAACTCATTTTCCTATCCAATACCGAGGTAACCCGTGAATATCACCGCAGGACTGCTCGATCGCATCGTGCTTCAGCGCAACAATCGAAACGTCTCCGATGCCGAATTTTCCGGTGACACTCAGGCTGCTGGCGATGTCATCGTGCGCGTCACCAAAGGCGGGAAAAAGGTCAAGGGCTTTGACGGCAAAGTAGTGGGCAAAGCATCGAATGGAAAAATCACAGGAAGACTTACCGGGCTGCCGGCGGGCGGGCCTTATGACGTGGTTGTTGCCGTCGTAGGTCATGGTGCTAAGGCGCAGACCTCGGTCGCTGACAAACAGAGGATCAAAAGTGTTCTCGTTGGCGATGTGTGGATCGCGGCAGGACAGTCAAACATGCAGGGGTGCGGCAATGCTCAATATCGTGCCAAACCCGACCCGATGGTTCGCGCGTTCTACATGGATGATCACTGGGCGACTGCGGTCGATCCGATCCACCAACTCAACACTGCTGTTGACTCTGTCCATAACGGCGGGATACGCACCGTGGCGACTGCTCCCAATCCCAAAGGAGTTGGCCCTGCGATCCACTTCGCTCAGGACATGTACCGACGCACCCGCGTGCCGCAGGGCATCATCGCCTGCGCTCACGGCGGCACCTCGATGTCGCAGTGGGATCCCAAGCTCAAGTCAAAAGGCGGTGCATCGCTTTACGGCGCGTCCATGCGCAGGCTGGAAAAGAACGGCGGGAAAATTGCCGGCGTCATCTGGTATCAAGGTGAAAGCGATTGCAATTCCGACGCCTCACGGCAATTCACCCCGCGAATGAAGGAGCTTATCGCCGCTTTCCGCAAGGATGCGCGAAATCCAAAGCTGCCATTCGTCCAGGTGCAATTAGGTCGGCTGCTCTCCATAGGATTTGATGTCCCTTCGTGGAACAGCGTGCAGGATCAACAGCGCCGGCTGGCACAAGATGCTCCTTTTGTCTCGCAAGTCGCGGCATATGACCTCCAACTCGACGATACGATTCACGTCGGAGGACGCGGCATGGCCATCCTCGGCGCGAGACTCGCTTACGCGATGGATGTGCTCCGTCGCGGCAGCAAGGCGGGCAAGCCTCCGATCACACTGAAAAAGGTCAACATTAAACCTAATCCTGTCTCGGGACAGGTCGATGTCCTGATCGACTTTGATAATGTCGTCGGATCGCTACACGTACCCGGCGGGATACGACCCACAGGCTTCAGTCTCGTGGACAACCGGCCCGTGCCTATCATTTACGACATAGAACTCAGGGGTCATACAGTCGTTCTTCACACCAATTTTGCGATGAGCGGTCTAGGTGATAAGACCGTGTATCACGGCTGGGGTATCGACACGTATTGCAATGTTCAAGATGAGGCTGGACGATTGATTCCGGTGTTTGGACCGGTCGCCACCGGCGAACCTCGCGCGGTGACGCCGATGGTCGAACGAATCAATATCGCATTTCCGATCGCCATTCCCACGGACTCCGGCGTAGATACAAAACTCAACGGTCTCAAGTACCCCGCGGATCAGGCCAACTTCCCCTGGA contains:
- a CDS encoding glycosyltransferase family 39 protein, which produces MKWHHPNDVVEVDAPAYSDPEAPVLSRAKSIVPDAVRSLSIPLFLTLCIGMIWFSLGDHPLKSPSEARYAVVSMNMASGSGWLVPVYENHPHLTKPPLTYWLEAACIRAFGVNELAVRLPSALAGSLTLLLVFGFARRLRGNRFACLATGVMALMPMHLALARLTLTDALLGLFWWMTLMFGFLAVREPADKRWPVFAWLGVALGLLTKGPVAWVPLALLLIWLGLAGRWRDMRALRIPLGFTLSLIPLVLWAGLVWHLDPAAIQIWQHEMVDRARGRGDHNEPIYYFIPILAGGLFPATMLMNLPGINFPWSRAREMARRAEPSVLWVLSVIVPFVMFSLIRGKLPSYLLPLCPPMALLAAGTLQRWLEREDETPHPNIRLPWVVEPFTVIAAIGFLVGIIIMSWRFGPLFALLLWPLGCVVAVGIWAWRNARRRPQTRAPAMIAIFIVLACCWMWGFEIEDSITASHEYDRLVTSLENHLGQSRPLELAFVQTRDASLEFYNRASVPRLTTDEFPAWLAAHPHGVVITTASGWETQMQKWPQAAQKVEPLLLWKRQPLLEDWVVLSGK
- a CDS encoding phytanoyl-CoA dioxygenase family protein is translated as MNYTITLGVADMPIAQDLRPLQTSNADFENPAKLRKRMQEDGYLFFQGMGPKEKILAVRRAMLTICAEAGWVETRKHDLMEGKWSGAGPFGEGDQEYMTIYKRIVNHPAFNALPEDRFYFDIIGKIVDGPVMMHRMHIGRVSFPQNAAQTTPAHQDWQYIRGTPDTYTIWSPIGDVPIEVGGVKVLRGSHKRGFLEHSLNKEHKFAGMGLLPSDLDNTGGDEWHASAYRLGDCLIFHSHTVHAALPNITADTLRLSMDNRYQKQGDEFGSAATRTHHDL
- a CDS encoding fatty acid desaturase — protein: MQLFKSGVFHPSIDPTHRRPDWAVIIAFIALHVGCLAAPFTFTWSSLFLALGLIWLCAGIGITLCYHRLLTHRSFHTPKWFEYVLTVIGTLNWQGGPIKWVGVHRLHHRDSDLPGDPHSPNNGFNWAHIGWMLYKDHNDFKPREAAKDLMRDKVTKWLDDYFFLPQFALVAILYGIGYSIDRAPFGLGFSFVIWGVCVRTVVVYHGTWLVNSASHIWGYRNFETTDQSRNNWWVAALSFGEGWHNNHHAYQRSAAHGLRWWELDMTYLTIRFLALFGLATKVVVPEAEVPRSRLLRIRDRVAARATERRVRHLDTTPLSWTQRILQLLAVRS